A portion of the Desmodus rotundus isolate HL8 chromosome 8, HLdesRot8A.1, whole genome shotgun sequence genome contains these proteins:
- the BRPF1 gene encoding peregrin isoform X5: MGVDFDVKTFCHNLRATKPPYECPVETCRKVYKSYSGIEYHLYHYDHDNPPPPQQTPLRKHKKKGRQSRPANKQSPTPSEVSQSPGREVMSYAQAQRMVEVDLHGRVHRISIFDNLDVVSEDEEAPEEAPENGSNKENTETPAATPKSGKHKNKEKRKDSNHHHHHNASASTTPKLPEVVYRELEQDTPDAPPRPTSYYRYIEKSAEELDEEVEYDMDEEDYIWLDIMNERRKTEGVSPIPQEIFEYLMDRLEKESYFESHNKGDPNALVDEDAVCCICNDGECQNSNVILFCDMCNLAVHQECYGVPYIPEGQWLCRRCLQSPSRAVDCALCPNKGGAFKQTDDGRWAHVVCALWIPEVCFANTVFLEPIDSIEHIPPARWKLTCYICKQRGSGACIQCHKANCYTAFHVTCAQQAGLYMKMEPVRETGANGTSFSVRKTAYCDIHTPPGSARRLPAMSHSEGEEEEEEEEDEGKSWSSEKVKKAKAKSRIKMKKARKILAEKRAAAPVVSVPCIPPHRLSKITNRLTIQRKSQFMQRLHSYWTLKRQSRNGVPLLRRLQTHLQSQRNCDQVGRDSEDKNWALKEQLKSWQRLRHDLERARLLVELIRKREKLKRETIKVQQIAMEMQLTPFLILLRKTLEQLQEKDTGNIFSEPVPLSEVTELDEVPDYLDHIKKPMDFFTMKQNLEAYRYLNFDDFEEDFNLIVSNCLKYNAKDTIFYRAAVRLREQGGAVLRQARRQAEKMGIDFETGMHIPHNLTGDEAPHHTEDAEEERLVLLENQKHLPVEEQLKLLLERLDEVNASKQSVGRSRRAKMIKKEMTALRRKLAHQRETGRDGPERHGSSIRGSLTPHPAACDKDGQTDSAAEESSSQETSKDLPANGFSSGNQPVKKSFLVYRNDCSLPRSSSDSESSSSSSSSAASDRTSTTPSKQGRGKPSFSRGTFPEDSSEDTSGTENEAYSVGTGRSVGHSMVRKSLGRGPGWLSEDEDSPLDALDLVWAKCRGYPSYPALIIDPKMPREGMFHHGVPIPVPPLEVLKLGEQMTQEAREHLYLVLFFDNKRTWQWLPRTKLVPLGVNQDLDKEKMLEGRKSNIRKSVQIAYHRALQHRSKVQGEQSSETSDSD; this comes from the exons ATGGGGGTGGACTTTGACGTGAAGACTTTCTGCCACAATTTGCGGGCGACTAAGCCACCATATGAGTGCCCTGTGGAAACTTGCCGCAAGGTCTACAAGAGTTACAGTGGTATTGAGTACCACCTGTACCATTATGACCACGACAACCCACCACCCCCTCAGCAGACTCCACTCCGTAAGCACAAGAAGAAGGGGCGCCAGTCACGCCCAGCCAACAAGCAGTCACCCACCCCCTCAGAGGTATCACAGTCACCGGGCCGTGAGGTGATGAGCTACGCACAGGCCCAGCGCATGGTGGAGGTGGACCTGCACGGCCGCGTCCATCGCATCAGCATCTTTGACAACCTGGATGTGGTGTCAGAGGATGAGGAGGCCCCCGAGGAGGCCCCTGAAAATGGCAGCAACAAAGAGAACACAGAGACACCAGCTGCAACTCCCAAGTCAGGCAAGCATAAGAACAAGGAGAAGCGCAAGGAttccaaccatcaccaccaccataaTGCTTCTGCCAGCACCACTCCCAAGTTGCCCGAGGTTGTATACCGGGAGTTGGAGCAGGACACCCCTGATGCCCCACCCCGGCCAACTTCCTATTATCG GTACATCGAGAAGTCAGCAGAGGAGCTGGACGAGGAGGTAGAGTATGACATGGATGAAGAGGACTACATCTGGTTGGATATCATGAATGAGCGACGGAAGACGGAGGGTGTGAGTCCCATTCCACAGGAGATCTTTGAATACTTAATGGACCGGCTAGAGAAGGAGTCCTACTTTGAGAGCCACAATAAAGGCGACCCCAATGCACTAGTGGATGAGGATGCCGTGTGCTGTATCTGCAATGATGGTGAATGCCAGAACAGCAATGTCATCCTCTTCTGTGACATGTGCAACCTGGCTGTGCACCAGGAGTGCTATGGTGTCCCCTATATCCCTGAGGGCCAGTGGCTGTGCCGCCGCTGCCTACAATCACCCTCTCGTGCTGTGGACTGTGCCCTATGCCCCAACAAGGGTGGTGCCTTTAAGCAGACAGATGATGGGCGCTGGGCCCATGTGGTGTGTGCCCTGTGGATTCCTGAGGTCTGCTTCGCCAACACAGTCTTCCTGGAGCCAATTGACAGCATTGAGCACATCCCACCAGCTCGCTGGAAGCTGACCTGCTACATTTGCAAACAGCGGGGTTCAGGGGCCTGCATCCAGTGCCACAAGGCTAACTGCTACACAGCCTTCCACGTGACATGCGCCCAGCAGGCTGGCCTTTACATGAAGATGGAGCCTGTGCGGGAAACGGGTGCCAATGGCACCTCTTTCAGCGTCCGCAAGACAGCCTACTGTGACATCCATACACCCCCTGGTTCGGCACGCCGCCTGCCTGCCATGTCCCAcagtgagggggaggaggaggaggaggaggaagaggatgagggTAAGAGTTGGAGTTCAGAGAAAGTCAAGAAGGCCAAGGCCAAATCCCGGATCAAGATGAAGAAGGCACGGAAGATCCTGGCAGAGAAGAGGGCAGCTGCACCTGTGGTGTCAGTGCCCTGCATCCCACCACACAG GCTCAGTAAAATCACCAACCGCCTGACCATTCAGAGGAAGAGCCAGTTCATGCAGAGGCTGCATAGCTACTGGACACTGAAGCGGCAGTCACGGAATGGGGTCCCGCTGTTACGTCGTCTGCAGACACACTTGCAGTCTCAGAGGAACTGCGACCAAGTCGGG AGAGATTCTGAGGATAAGAACTGGGCCCTCAAAGAACAACTCAAGTCCTGGCAGCGGCTCCGGCATGACCTAGAGCGAGCTCGGCTGCTGGTGGAGCTGATCCGCAAGCGAGAGAAACTCAAAAGGGAGACA ATCAAGGTCCAGCAGATTGCCATGGAGATGCAGCTAACCCCTTTCCTCATCCTCCTTCGCAAAACCTTGGAGCAGCTCCAAGAGAAGGACACAGGCAACATCTTCAGCGAGCCGGTCCCTCTGTCTGAGGTAACCGAATTGGACGAA GTACCTGACTATCTAGACCACATCAAAAAGCCCATGGACTTTTTCACCATGAAGCAGAACTTGGAGGCTTACCGCTACCTGAACTTTGATGATTTTGAGGAAGACTTCAACCTCATCGTCAGCAACTGCCTCAAGTATAACGCCAAGGACACCATCTTCTACCGGGCAGCGGTGCGACTCCGTGAGCAGGGTGGTGCTGTGCTCCGCCAGGCCAGGCGCCAGGCAGAAAAAATGGGCATCGACTTTGAGACGGGCATGCATATCCCCCACAACCTGACTGGAGACGAGGCCCCACACCACACTGAAGATG CAGAGGAAGAACGGCTGGTCCTGCTGGAGAACCAGAAGCACCTGCCAGTGGAAGAGCAGCTGAAGTTGTTGCTGGAGCGGCTGGATGAAGTGAATGCCAGCAAGCAGAGTGTGGGCCGCTCACGGCGTGCAAAGATGATCAAGAAAGAGATGACAGCACTGCGGCGGAAGCTTGCCCATCAGCGGGAAACTGGAAGGGATGGGCCTGAACGTCATGGCTCCTCTATCCGGGGCAGCCTGACACCCCACCCGGCAGCCTGTGACAAAGATGGGCAGACAGACAGTGCCGCTGAAGAGAGCAGCAGCCAGGAGACAAGCAAAG ACTTACCAGCCAACGGCTTCAGCAGTGGAAACCAGCCAGTGAAGAAGAGCTTCTTGGTATACCGCAATGACTGCAGCCTTCCCCGGAGCAGCTCAGACTCTGAAtccagcagcagtagcagcagcagcgcCGCCTCAGACCGAACCAG CACAACACCCTCAAAACAAGGCAGGGGCAAGCCCTCCTTCTCTCGGGGCACATTCCCAGAGGATAGCAGTGAAGATACCTCAGGCACTGAGAATGAGGCCTACTCCGTGGGCACTGGCCGCAGCGTGGGCCACAGCA TGGTAAGGAAGAGTCTGGGTCGGGGACCTGGCTGGCTGTCAGAGGATGAGGACTCCCCTCTGGATGCTCTGGACCTGGTGTGGGCCAAGTGCCGAGGGTATCCATCATACCCAGCTCTG ATCATTGATCCAAAGATGCCCCGGGAAGGTATGTTCCACCATGGGGTTCCCATTCCTGTGCCCCCACTGGAGGTGCTGAAACTTGGGGAGCAGATGACCCAGGAAGCCCGAGAGCATCTCTACCTCGTCCTCTTCTTTGACAACAAGAGAACCTG GCAGTGGCTGCCTAGAACTAAGCTGGTTCCTCTGGGTGTGAACCAGGACCTCGACAAGGAGAAGATGCTGGAGGGCCGCAAGTCTAACATCCGCAAGTCAGTGCAGATTGCCTATCATAGGGCTCTGCAGCACCGCAGCAAGGTCCAGGGCGAGCAGAGCAGCGAGACCAGTGATAGTGACTGA
- the BRPF1 gene encoding peregrin isoform X6: MGVDFDVKTFCHNLRATKPPYECPVETCRKVYKSYSGIEYHLYHYDHDNPPPPQQTPLRKHKKKGRQSRPANKQSPTPSEVSQSPGREVMSYAQAQRMVEVDLHGRVHRISIFDNLDVVSEDEEAPEEAPENGSNKENTETPAATPKSGKHKNKEKRKDSNHHHHHNASASTTPKLPEVVYRELEQDTPDAPPRPTSYYRYIEKSAEELDEEVEYDMDEEDYIWLDIMNERRKTEGVSPIPQEIFEYLMDRLEKESYFESHNKGDPNALVDEDAVCCICNDGECQNSNVILFCDMCNLAVHQECYGVPYIPEGQWLCRRCLQSPSRAVDCALCPNKGGAFKQTDDGRWAHVVCALWIPEVCFANTVFLEPIDSIEHIPPARWKLTCYICKQRGSGACIQCHKANCYTAFHVTCAQQAGLYMKMEPVRETGANGTSFSVRKTAYCDIHTPPGSARRLPAMSHSEGEEEEEEEEDEGKSWSSEKVKKAKAKSRIKMKKARKILAEKRAAAPVVSVPCIPPHRLSKITNRLTIQRKSQFMQRLHSYWTLKRQSRNGVPLLRRLQTHLQSQRNCDQVGRDSEDKNWALKEQLKSWQRLRHDLERARLLVELIRKREKLKRETIKVQQIAMEMQLTPFLILLRKTLEQLQEKDTGNIFSEPVPLSEVPDYLDHIKKPMDFFTMKQNLEAYRYLNFDDFEEDFNLIVSNCLKYNAKDTIFYRAAVRLREQGGAVLRQARRQAEKMGIDFETGMHIPHNLTGDEAPHHTEDAEEERLVLLENQKHLPVEEQLKLLLERLDEVNASKQSVGRSRRAKMIKKEMTALRRKLAHQRETGRDGPERHGSSIRGSLTPHPAACDKDGQTDSAAEESSSQETSKDLPANGFSSGNQPVKKSFLVYRNDCSLPRSSSDSESSSSSSSSAASDRTSTTPSKQGRGKPSFSRGTFPEDSSEDTSGTENEAYSVGTGRSVGHSMVRKSLGRGPGWLSEDEDSPLDALDLVWAKCRGYPSYPALIIDPKMPREGMFHHGVPIPVPPLEVLKLGEQMTQEAREHLYLVLFFDNKRTWQWLPRTKLVPLGVNQDLDKEKMLEGRKSNIRKSVQIAYHRALQHRSKVQGEQSSETSDSD; encoded by the exons ATGGGGGTGGACTTTGACGTGAAGACTTTCTGCCACAATTTGCGGGCGACTAAGCCACCATATGAGTGCCCTGTGGAAACTTGCCGCAAGGTCTACAAGAGTTACAGTGGTATTGAGTACCACCTGTACCATTATGACCACGACAACCCACCACCCCCTCAGCAGACTCCACTCCGTAAGCACAAGAAGAAGGGGCGCCAGTCACGCCCAGCCAACAAGCAGTCACCCACCCCCTCAGAGGTATCACAGTCACCGGGCCGTGAGGTGATGAGCTACGCACAGGCCCAGCGCATGGTGGAGGTGGACCTGCACGGCCGCGTCCATCGCATCAGCATCTTTGACAACCTGGATGTGGTGTCAGAGGATGAGGAGGCCCCCGAGGAGGCCCCTGAAAATGGCAGCAACAAAGAGAACACAGAGACACCAGCTGCAACTCCCAAGTCAGGCAAGCATAAGAACAAGGAGAAGCGCAAGGAttccaaccatcaccaccaccataaTGCTTCTGCCAGCACCACTCCCAAGTTGCCCGAGGTTGTATACCGGGAGTTGGAGCAGGACACCCCTGATGCCCCACCCCGGCCAACTTCCTATTATCG GTACATCGAGAAGTCAGCAGAGGAGCTGGACGAGGAGGTAGAGTATGACATGGATGAAGAGGACTACATCTGGTTGGATATCATGAATGAGCGACGGAAGACGGAGGGTGTGAGTCCCATTCCACAGGAGATCTTTGAATACTTAATGGACCGGCTAGAGAAGGAGTCCTACTTTGAGAGCCACAATAAAGGCGACCCCAATGCACTAGTGGATGAGGATGCCGTGTGCTGTATCTGCAATGATGGTGAATGCCAGAACAGCAATGTCATCCTCTTCTGTGACATGTGCAACCTGGCTGTGCACCAGGAGTGCTATGGTGTCCCCTATATCCCTGAGGGCCAGTGGCTGTGCCGCCGCTGCCTACAATCACCCTCTCGTGCTGTGGACTGTGCCCTATGCCCCAACAAGGGTGGTGCCTTTAAGCAGACAGATGATGGGCGCTGGGCCCATGTGGTGTGTGCCCTGTGGATTCCTGAGGTCTGCTTCGCCAACACAGTCTTCCTGGAGCCAATTGACAGCATTGAGCACATCCCACCAGCTCGCTGGAAGCTGACCTGCTACATTTGCAAACAGCGGGGTTCAGGGGCCTGCATCCAGTGCCACAAGGCTAACTGCTACACAGCCTTCCACGTGACATGCGCCCAGCAGGCTGGCCTTTACATGAAGATGGAGCCTGTGCGGGAAACGGGTGCCAATGGCACCTCTTTCAGCGTCCGCAAGACAGCCTACTGTGACATCCATACACCCCCTGGTTCGGCACGCCGCCTGCCTGCCATGTCCCAcagtgagggggaggaggaggaggaggaggaagaggatgagggTAAGAGTTGGAGTTCAGAGAAAGTCAAGAAGGCCAAGGCCAAATCCCGGATCAAGATGAAGAAGGCACGGAAGATCCTGGCAGAGAAGAGGGCAGCTGCACCTGTGGTGTCAGTGCCCTGCATCCCACCACACAG GCTCAGTAAAATCACCAACCGCCTGACCATTCAGAGGAAGAGCCAGTTCATGCAGAGGCTGCATAGCTACTGGACACTGAAGCGGCAGTCACGGAATGGGGTCCCGCTGTTACGTCGTCTGCAGACACACTTGCAGTCTCAGAGGAACTGCGACCAAGTCGGG AGAGATTCTGAGGATAAGAACTGGGCCCTCAAAGAACAACTCAAGTCCTGGCAGCGGCTCCGGCATGACCTAGAGCGAGCTCGGCTGCTGGTGGAGCTGATCCGCAAGCGAGAGAAACTCAAAAGGGAGACA ATCAAGGTCCAGCAGATTGCCATGGAGATGCAGCTAACCCCTTTCCTCATCCTCCTTCGCAAAACCTTGGAGCAGCTCCAAGAGAAGGACACAGGCAACATCTTCAGCGAGCCGGTCCCTCTGTCTGAG GTACCTGACTATCTAGACCACATCAAAAAGCCCATGGACTTTTTCACCATGAAGCAGAACTTGGAGGCTTACCGCTACCTGAACTTTGATGATTTTGAGGAAGACTTCAACCTCATCGTCAGCAACTGCCTCAAGTATAACGCCAAGGACACCATCTTCTACCGGGCAGCGGTGCGACTCCGTGAGCAGGGTGGTGCTGTGCTCCGCCAGGCCAGGCGCCAGGCAGAAAAAATGGGCATCGACTTTGAGACGGGCATGCATATCCCCCACAACCTGACTGGAGACGAGGCCCCACACCACACTGAAGATG CAGAGGAAGAACGGCTGGTCCTGCTGGAGAACCAGAAGCACCTGCCAGTGGAAGAGCAGCTGAAGTTGTTGCTGGAGCGGCTGGATGAAGTGAATGCCAGCAAGCAGAGTGTGGGCCGCTCACGGCGTGCAAAGATGATCAAGAAAGAGATGACAGCACTGCGGCGGAAGCTTGCCCATCAGCGGGAAACTGGAAGGGATGGGCCTGAACGTCATGGCTCCTCTATCCGGGGCAGCCTGACACCCCACCCGGCAGCCTGTGACAAAGATGGGCAGACAGACAGTGCCGCTGAAGAGAGCAGCAGCCAGGAGACAAGCAAAG ACTTACCAGCCAACGGCTTCAGCAGTGGAAACCAGCCAGTGAAGAAGAGCTTCTTGGTATACCGCAATGACTGCAGCCTTCCCCGGAGCAGCTCAGACTCTGAAtccagcagcagtagcagcagcagcgcCGCCTCAGACCGAACCAG CACAACACCCTCAAAACAAGGCAGGGGCAAGCCCTCCTTCTCTCGGGGCACATTCCCAGAGGATAGCAGTGAAGATACCTCAGGCACTGAGAATGAGGCCTACTCCGTGGGCACTGGCCGCAGCGTGGGCCACAGCA TGGTAAGGAAGAGTCTGGGTCGGGGACCTGGCTGGCTGTCAGAGGATGAGGACTCCCCTCTGGATGCTCTGGACCTGGTGTGGGCCAAGTGCCGAGGGTATCCATCATACCCAGCTCTG ATCATTGATCCAAAGATGCCCCGGGAAGGTATGTTCCACCATGGGGTTCCCATTCCTGTGCCCCCACTGGAGGTGCTGAAACTTGGGGAGCAGATGACCCAGGAAGCCCGAGAGCATCTCTACCTCGTCCTCTTCTTTGACAACAAGAGAACCTG GCAGTGGCTGCCTAGAACTAAGCTGGTTCCTCTGGGTGTGAACCAGGACCTCGACAAGGAGAAGATGCTGGAGGGCCGCAAGTCTAACATCCGCAAGTCAGTGCAGATTGCCTATCATAGGGCTCTGCAGCACCGCAGCAAGGTCCAGGGCGAGCAGAGCAGCGAGACCAGTGATAGTGACTGA
- the BRPF1 gene encoding peregrin isoform X1 produces the protein MGVDFDVKTFCHNLRATKPPYECPVETCRKVYKSYSGIEYHLYHYDHDNPPPPQQTPLRKHKKKGRQSRPANKQSPTPSEVSQSPGREVMSYAQAQRMVEVDLHGRVHRISIFDNLDVVSEDEEAPEEAPENGSNKENTETPAATPKSGKHKNKEKRKDSNHHHHHNASASTTPKLPEVVYRELEQDTPDAPPRPTSYYRYIEKSAEELDEEVEYDMDEEDYIWLDIMNERRKTEGVSPIPQEIFEYLMDRLEKESYFESHNKGDPNALVDEDAVCCICNDGECQNSNVILFCDMCNLAVHQECYGVPYIPEGQWLCRRCLQSPSRAVDCALCPNKGGAFKQTDDGRWAHVVCALWIPEVCFANTVFLEPIDSIEHIPPARWKLTCYICKQRGSGACIQCHKANCYTAFHVTCAQQAGLYMKMEPVRETGANGTSFSVRKTAYCDIHTPPGSARRLPAMSHSEGEEEEEEEEDEGKSWSSEKVKKAKAKSRIKMKKARKILAEKRAAAPVVSVPCIPPHRLSKITNRLTIQRKSQFMQRLHSYWTLKRQSRNGVPLLRRLQTHLQSQRNCDQVGRDSEDKNWALKEQLKSWQRLRHDLERARLLVELIRKREKLKRETIKVQQIAMEMQLTPFLILLRKTLEQLQEKDTGNIFSEPVPLSEVTELDEVPDYLDHIKKPMDFFTMKQNLEAYRYLNFDDFEEDFNLIVSNCLKYNAKDTIFYRAAVRLREQGGAVLRQARRQAEKMGIDFETGMHIPHNLTGDEAPHHTEDAEEERLVLLENQKHLPVEEQLKLLLERLDEVNASKQSVGRSRRAKMIKKEMTALRRKLAHQRETGRDGPERHGSSIRGSLTPHPAACDKDGQTDSAAEESSSQETSKGLGPNMSSTPAHEVGRRTSVLFSKKNPKTAGPPKRPGRPPKNRESQMTPSHGGSPVGPPQLPIMGSLRQRKRGRSPRPSSSSDSDSDKSTEDPPMDLPANGFSSGNQPVKKSFLVYRNDCSLPRSSSDSESSSSSSSSAASDRTSTTPSKQGRGKPSFSRGTFPEDSSEDTSGTENEAYSVGTGRSVGHSMVRKSLGRGPGWLSEDEDSPLDALDLVWAKCRGYPSYPALIIDPKMPREGMFHHGVPIPVPPLEVLKLGEQMTQEAREHLYLVLFFDNKRTWQWLPRTKLVPLGVNQDLDKEKMLEGRKSNIRKSVQIAYHRALQHRSKVQGEQSSETSDSD, from the exons ATGGGGGTGGACTTTGACGTGAAGACTTTCTGCCACAATTTGCGGGCGACTAAGCCACCATATGAGTGCCCTGTGGAAACTTGCCGCAAGGTCTACAAGAGTTACAGTGGTATTGAGTACCACCTGTACCATTATGACCACGACAACCCACCACCCCCTCAGCAGACTCCACTCCGTAAGCACAAGAAGAAGGGGCGCCAGTCACGCCCAGCCAACAAGCAGTCACCCACCCCCTCAGAGGTATCACAGTCACCGGGCCGTGAGGTGATGAGCTACGCACAGGCCCAGCGCATGGTGGAGGTGGACCTGCACGGCCGCGTCCATCGCATCAGCATCTTTGACAACCTGGATGTGGTGTCAGAGGATGAGGAGGCCCCCGAGGAGGCCCCTGAAAATGGCAGCAACAAAGAGAACACAGAGACACCAGCTGCAACTCCCAAGTCAGGCAAGCATAAGAACAAGGAGAAGCGCAAGGAttccaaccatcaccaccaccataaTGCTTCTGCCAGCACCACTCCCAAGTTGCCCGAGGTTGTATACCGGGAGTTGGAGCAGGACACCCCTGATGCCCCACCCCGGCCAACTTCCTATTATCG GTACATCGAGAAGTCAGCAGAGGAGCTGGACGAGGAGGTAGAGTATGACATGGATGAAGAGGACTACATCTGGTTGGATATCATGAATGAGCGACGGAAGACGGAGGGTGTGAGTCCCATTCCACAGGAGATCTTTGAATACTTAATGGACCGGCTAGAGAAGGAGTCCTACTTTGAGAGCCACAATAAAGGCGACCCCAATGCACTAGTGGATGAGGATGCCGTGTGCTGTATCTGCAATGATGGTGAATGCCAGAACAGCAATGTCATCCTCTTCTGTGACATGTGCAACCTGGCTGTGCACCAGGAGTGCTATGGTGTCCCCTATATCCCTGAGGGCCAGTGGCTGTGCCGCCGCTGCCTACAATCACCCTCTCGTGCTGTGGACTGTGCCCTATGCCCCAACAAGGGTGGTGCCTTTAAGCAGACAGATGATGGGCGCTGGGCCCATGTGGTGTGTGCCCTGTGGATTCCTGAGGTCTGCTTCGCCAACACAGTCTTCCTGGAGCCAATTGACAGCATTGAGCACATCCCACCAGCTCGCTGGAAGCTGACCTGCTACATTTGCAAACAGCGGGGTTCAGGGGCCTGCATCCAGTGCCACAAGGCTAACTGCTACACAGCCTTCCACGTGACATGCGCCCAGCAGGCTGGCCTTTACATGAAGATGGAGCCTGTGCGGGAAACGGGTGCCAATGGCACCTCTTTCAGCGTCCGCAAGACAGCCTACTGTGACATCCATACACCCCCTGGTTCGGCACGCCGCCTGCCTGCCATGTCCCAcagtgagggggaggaggaggaggaggaggaagaggatgagggTAAGAGTTGGAGTTCAGAGAAAGTCAAGAAGGCCAAGGCCAAATCCCGGATCAAGATGAAGAAGGCACGGAAGATCCTGGCAGAGAAGAGGGCAGCTGCACCTGTGGTGTCAGTGCCCTGCATCCCACCACACAG GCTCAGTAAAATCACCAACCGCCTGACCATTCAGAGGAAGAGCCAGTTCATGCAGAGGCTGCATAGCTACTGGACACTGAAGCGGCAGTCACGGAATGGGGTCCCGCTGTTACGTCGTCTGCAGACACACTTGCAGTCTCAGAGGAACTGCGACCAAGTCGGG AGAGATTCTGAGGATAAGAACTGGGCCCTCAAAGAACAACTCAAGTCCTGGCAGCGGCTCCGGCATGACCTAGAGCGAGCTCGGCTGCTGGTGGAGCTGATCCGCAAGCGAGAGAAACTCAAAAGGGAGACA ATCAAGGTCCAGCAGATTGCCATGGAGATGCAGCTAACCCCTTTCCTCATCCTCCTTCGCAAAACCTTGGAGCAGCTCCAAGAGAAGGACACAGGCAACATCTTCAGCGAGCCGGTCCCTCTGTCTGAGGTAACCGAATTGGACGAA GTACCTGACTATCTAGACCACATCAAAAAGCCCATGGACTTTTTCACCATGAAGCAGAACTTGGAGGCTTACCGCTACCTGAACTTTGATGATTTTGAGGAAGACTTCAACCTCATCGTCAGCAACTGCCTCAAGTATAACGCCAAGGACACCATCTTCTACCGGGCAGCGGTGCGACTCCGTGAGCAGGGTGGTGCTGTGCTCCGCCAGGCCAGGCGCCAGGCAGAAAAAATGGGCATCGACTTTGAGACGGGCATGCATATCCCCCACAACCTGACTGGAGACGAGGCCCCACACCACACTGAAGATG CAGAGGAAGAACGGCTGGTCCTGCTGGAGAACCAGAAGCACCTGCCAGTGGAAGAGCAGCTGAAGTTGTTGCTGGAGCGGCTGGATGAAGTGAATGCCAGCAAGCAGAGTGTGGGCCGCTCACGGCGTGCAAAGATGATCAAGAAAGAGATGACAGCACTGCGGCGGAAGCTTGCCCATCAGCGGGAAACTGGAAGGGATGGGCCTGAACGTCATGGCTCCTCTATCCGGGGCAGCCTGACACCCCACCCGGCAGCCTGTGACAAAGATGGGCAGACAGACAGTGCCGCTGAAGAGAGCAGCAGCCAGGAGACAAGCAAAG GCCTGGGTCCCAACATGTCCTCAACCCCCGCACATGAGGTGGGCAGGAGAACCTCAGTTCTGTTCTCCAAAAAGAACCCGAAGACAGCTGGACCGCCCAAGAGGCCGGGCCGGCCCCCCAAAAACCGGGAGAGCCAGATGACCCCCAGCCACGGAGGCAGTCCTGTGGGGCCCCCCCAGCTCCCCATCATGGGCTCCCTCCGTCAGCGCAAGCGGGGTAGGAGCCCCCGGCCCAGTTCGAGCTCAGACAGCGACAGTGATAAATCCACAGAAGATCCCCCAATGG ACTTACCAGCCAACGGCTTCAGCAGTGGAAACCAGCCAGTGAAGAAGAGCTTCTTGGTATACCGCAATGACTGCAGCCTTCCCCGGAGCAGCTCAGACTCTGAAtccagcagcagtagcagcagcagcgcCGCCTCAGACCGAACCAG CACAACACCCTCAAAACAAGGCAGGGGCAAGCCCTCCTTCTCTCGGGGCACATTCCCAGAGGATAGCAGTGAAGATACCTCAGGCACTGAGAATGAGGCCTACTCCGTGGGCACTGGCCGCAGCGTGGGCCACAGCA TGGTAAGGAAGAGTCTGGGTCGGGGACCTGGCTGGCTGTCAGAGGATGAGGACTCCCCTCTGGATGCTCTGGACCTGGTGTGGGCCAAGTGCCGAGGGTATCCATCATACCCAGCTCTG ATCATTGATCCAAAGATGCCCCGGGAAGGTATGTTCCACCATGGGGTTCCCATTCCTGTGCCCCCACTGGAGGTGCTGAAACTTGGGGAGCAGATGACCCAGGAAGCCCGAGAGCATCTCTACCTCGTCCTCTTCTTTGACAACAAGAGAACCTG GCAGTGGCTGCCTAGAACTAAGCTGGTTCCTCTGGGTGTGAACCAGGACCTCGACAAGGAGAAGATGCTGGAGGGCCGCAAGTCTAACATCCGCAAGTCAGTGCAGATTGCCTATCATAGGGCTCTGCAGCACCGCAGCAAGGTCCAGGGCGAGCAGAGCAGCGAGACCAGTGATAGTGACTGA